In one window of Pirellulales bacterium DNA:
- a CDS encoding SMP-30/gluconolactonase/LRE family protein has translation MILRRSWQRATVAVGILIFYGSMAMAAEKKVYPAFGKIERKDARFDQLIPQGAVLEKLADGFDWAEGPVWDKKGQYLLFSDIPPNSVMKWKEGEGITLFLKPSGYTGSKPRGGEPGSNGLHFDAQGPLVLCQHGDRRIARLKGDKSFETLADRYDGKRFNSPNDAVFKSNGDLYFTDPPYGLEGLNDDPAKELKFNGVYRLAKDGTVTLLTKEMTFPNGIGFSPDEKTLYVAQSDPKQPIWKAFDVKPDGTLGSGRVFADSTAWFEAGRKGLPDGLKVDQKGNVFATGPGGVHVFAADGTHLGTIDTGEATANCGWGEDGTVLYVCADMYLGRIKTNTKGLGF, from the coding sequence ATGATACTCAGGCGGTCGTGGCAACGGGCGACGGTGGCGGTCGGCATTCTCATTTTTTACGGATCGATGGCCATGGCGGCAGAGAAGAAGGTTTATCCGGCGTTCGGCAAGATCGAACGCAAAGATGCCCGCTTTGATCAACTCATACCGCAGGGCGCAGTCCTGGAAAAACTTGCTGACGGGTTCGACTGGGCCGAGGGGCCTGTCTGGGATAAGAAAGGCCAATACCTGCTCTTCTCGGACATTCCGCCCAACAGTGTGATGAAGTGGAAAGAAGGGGAGGGGATCACGCTGTTTCTCAAGCCCAGCGGCTACACCGGCAGCAAACCGCGCGGCGGTGAGCCAGGCAGCAATGGCTTGCACTTCGACGCGCAAGGACCGTTGGTGTTGTGCCAGCATGGCGATCGGCGGATCGCGCGGCTCAAGGGAGACAAATCGTTCGAGACATTGGCCGATCGTTATGACGGCAAGCGCTTTAATAGTCCGAACGACGCCGTCTTCAAATCCAATGGCGACTTGTATTTCACCGATCCCCCCTACGGGCTCGAAGGACTGAACGACGATCCGGCCAAGGAATTGAAGTTCAATGGTGTCTACCGATTGGCCAAAGACGGCACCGTTACGCTCCTGACCAAAGAAATGACCTTTCCCAACGGCATCGGCTTTTCGCCCGACGAAAAGACGTTGTACGTTGCCCAGTCAGACCCGAAGCAGCCGATTTGGAAGGCTTTCGACGTTAAGCCCGATGGCACGTTGGGTTCGGGCCGCGTGTTCGCCGACTCGACGGCCTGGTTCGAGGCGGGCCGGAAAGGCTTGCCCGATGGACTAAAAGTCGACCAAAAGGGAAACGTCTTTGCGACGGGGCCGGGCGGCGTTCATGTGTTCGCGGCCGATGGTACGCATTTGGGAACGATCGACACCGGCGAAGCCACGGCCAACTGCGGCTGGGGTGAAGACGGCACTGTGCTCTACGTCTGTGCCGATATGTACTTGGGACGCATCAAGACGAACACCAAAGGGCTGGGGTTCTAG